A genomic region of Runella rosea contains the following coding sequences:
- the lpdA gene encoding dihydrolipoyl dehydrogenase — MASQYDLIIIGSGPGGYVAAIRASQLGLKTAIVEKESLGGICLNWGCIPTKALLKSAQVFQYINHAKDYGITVGNAEADFGAVIKRSRDVANGMSKGVNFLMKKNKIDIIEGAGRVKPGKKVEVEKDGKKTEYTATSIIIATGGRARQLPNVPIDGQKVIEYRKAMSLEKQPKSLLVIGSGAIGVEFAYVYASMGTKVTIVEFMPNVVPVEDEDISKELAKQYKKMGIEIHLNSSVEKVDTSGAGCVSTVKTPSGEIKIETDIVLSAAGVVANIENIGLEETGIKVEKGKITTDDFYQTNVPGYYAIGDVTKGQALAHVASAEGIICVEKIAGQPHVHPLNYNNIPGCTYCTPEIASVGYTEKAAKEAGYEIKVGKFPFSASGKAKAAGTPEGFVKVIFDAKYGEWLGAHMIGTNVTEMIAEVVVARNLETTGHEIVKSVHPHPTMSEAIMEAAAAAYGEVIHL; from the coding sequence ATGGCTTCACAGTACGATTTGATAATTATTGGCAGCGGGCCCGGTGGCTACGTAGCCGCTATCCGCGCTTCCCAATTGGGATTAAAAACCGCTATTGTAGAAAAAGAAAGCCTCGGAGGTATCTGTCTTAATTGGGGCTGTATCCCTACTAAAGCGTTATTGAAAAGCGCTCAAGTATTTCAGTACATCAACCACGCCAAAGATTACGGTATCACGGTTGGCAATGCTGAAGCCGATTTCGGTGCGGTTATTAAGCGTAGCCGCGACGTAGCCAACGGCATGAGCAAAGGCGTAAACTTCCTGATGAAGAAAAACAAAATCGACATCATCGAAGGCGCAGGTCGTGTAAAACCTGGCAAAAAAGTAGAAGTTGAAAAGGACGGCAAGAAAACTGAATACACGGCTACGAGCATCATCATTGCCACGGGAGGCCGCGCCCGTCAGCTTCCCAACGTTCCGATCGACGGTCAGAAAGTAATCGAGTACCGCAAAGCCATGTCGTTGGAAAAACAACCTAAGTCATTGCTGGTCATTGGCTCTGGAGCCATTGGCGTTGAGTTTGCATACGTGTACGCTAGCATGGGTACCAAAGTAACGATTGTGGAGTTTATGCCAAACGTGGTCCCCGTAGAAGACGAAGACATCTCGAAAGAACTGGCAAAACAATACAAGAAAATGGGTATCGAAATCCATCTTAATTCAAGCGTGGAAAAAGTAGATACAAGTGGTGCAGGTTGTGTGTCGACCGTAAAAACTCCTTCTGGTGAAATCAAAATCGAAACCGATATTGTACTTTCCGCCGCTGGTGTGGTAGCCAACATCGAAAACATCGGTTTGGAAGAAACGGGTATCAAAGTTGAAAAAGGGAAAATTACTACCGATGATTTTTACCAAACCAATGTTCCAGGATATTACGCCATCGGTGATGTGACCAAAGGACAAGCCTTGGCACACGTAGCCTCGGCCGAAGGAATTATCTGCGTTGAAAAAATCGCTGGTCAGCCGCACGTACATCCGCTCAATTACAACAACATCCCTGGTTGTACGTATTGTACGCCCGAAATTGCTTCGGTAGGCTATACCGAAAAAGCCGCCAAAGAAGCCGGATATGAGATTAAAGTGGGTAAATTTCCGTTCTCCGCATCAGGAAAAGCCAAAGCCGCTGGTACGCCTGAAGGTTTTGTCAAAGTGATTTTTGACGCCAAATACGGCGAATGGCTCGGTGCGCACATGATTGGCACCAACGTAACCGAAATGATTGCCGAAGTAGTTGTTGCCCGTAATTTGGAAACCACTGGTCACGAAATCGTGAAGTCGGTTCATCCACACCCTACCATGTCGGAAGCGATTATGGAAGCGGCCGCTGCTGCTTACGGTGAGGTGATTCACCTATAG
- a CDS encoding xanthine dehydrogenase family protein molybdopterin-binding subunit produces MSTNQSRRDFFKTSATAAGGLVLGFGWFSSEAFEPGVLTKTAADTIDFNAYLAIAPSGIITIYSPNPEIGQGIKTAFPIVVAEELDADWSKVKVEQSPLDTKKFERQLTGGSGAIRHSWERLRKAGATARAMLMEAAAKKWSVPVSECSTSKGFVMHSSGKKLSYGELATDAAQITPPTTVKLKDKSNFTLIGTSVRGVDSKAILTGKNLFGIDYKRDGMLNAMIQRPPAFGLKLKSFDATEAKKMPGITDVVSFGNKVAIVGKTTWEVMQARKAVKIEWEKEKDLESSADHDRIFKEMLNSTTATVHRKDGDIEAAFKNAYKVIEAEYQCPFLPHSPMEPMNFFAHFKGDSIEMAGPSQTPQNAQNQIAKMFNMAPEKVTIELTRMGGGFGRRLNTDYAVEAAELSSIIKAPVKVTWSREDDTAGGIYRPAVRYRFKASIDKAGNITGYMLHGAGMNAGNATRPDNFPVGAIENTLIQSNDHKSPITTGPWRAPITNFLAYAEQAFLDEVAMAGGKDPIQLRMELLEKSIKSPVGKITYEPERFREAIKLVADKAGWGKKKKGVYQGFSVYFSHNSYVAQIAEMANVKGKPVLKKVYASVDCGIVINESSAQNQVYGAIVDGLGHAMYGNLTFKDGAPQQDNFNKYRLIRYNEVPDIEVHFVKNGIDPTGLGEPALPPTGGAIANAIFKTTGKRLYNQPFAEQGATLG; encoded by the coding sequence ATGAGCACTAATCAATCCAGAAGAGATTTCTTCAAAACATCTGCCACCGCGGCTGGTGGCTTAGTACTCGGATTTGGCTGGTTTTCGTCGGAGGCTTTTGAGCCTGGCGTATTGACCAAAACTGCCGCCGATACCATCGACTTTAACGCTTATCTGGCCATCGCGCCTTCGGGTATCATTACCATATATTCACCCAATCCAGAAATCGGGCAAGGCATCAAAACGGCTTTCCCAATCGTTGTAGCCGAAGAATTGGACGCCGATTGGAGCAAAGTAAAGGTAGAGCAGTCGCCGTTGGATACCAAAAAGTTTGAACGTCAACTCACTGGAGGAAGTGGCGCTATCCGCCACTCATGGGAACGCCTACGCAAAGCAGGAGCCACTGCCCGCGCCATGTTGATGGAAGCAGCCGCCAAAAAATGGAGCGTACCCGTCAGCGAATGTAGCACCAGCAAAGGCTTCGTAATGCACAGCTCTGGCAAAAAACTAAGCTACGGCGAGTTGGCAACGGATGCCGCCCAAATTACGCCTCCAACAACGGTCAAGCTCAAAGATAAAAGCAACTTCACCTTGATTGGAACCTCCGTAAGAGGTGTTGATAGTAAAGCCATTCTGACGGGAAAAAACCTGTTTGGTATTGATTACAAGCGCGATGGTATGCTTAACGCTATGATTCAACGCCCGCCTGCTTTCGGCCTCAAACTGAAGTCTTTTGACGCGACCGAGGCCAAGAAAATGCCGGGTATCACAGATGTTGTTTCTTTTGGCAATAAAGTAGCCATCGTCGGAAAAACCACTTGGGAAGTGATGCAAGCCCGCAAAGCCGTGAAAATTGAGTGGGAAAAAGAAAAAGACCTCGAAAGTTCTGCCGACCACGACCGCATTTTCAAAGAAATGCTCAACAGCACCACCGCGACCGTTCACCGCAAAGACGGCGACATAGAAGCAGCTTTCAAAAATGCCTACAAGGTCATTGAAGCCGAATACCAATGCCCGTTTTTGCCGCATAGCCCGATGGAGCCGATGAACTTTTTTGCCCATTTCAAAGGAGATAGTATCGAGATGGCTGGCCCCAGCCAGACGCCCCAAAATGCGCAAAACCAAATTGCGAAAATGTTCAACATGGCTCCCGAAAAAGTCACCATAGAACTAACCCGCATGGGAGGAGGATTTGGTCGTCGCCTCAACACCGACTACGCCGTGGAAGCCGCCGAGTTGTCGAGCATTATCAAAGCACCCGTAAAAGTAACTTGGTCACGCGAGGATGACACCGCTGGGGGAATTTACCGCCCCGCCGTGCGCTATCGCTTCAAAGCGTCTATCGACAAAGCTGGCAATATCACTGGCTATATGCTCCACGGTGCAGGAATGAACGCTGGAAACGCCACTCGCCCTGACAACTTCCCAGTAGGTGCCATTGAAAATACCCTTATTCAATCCAACGATCACAAATCACCCATTACTACCGGCCCTTGGCGGGCACCAATTACCAACTTTTTGGCCTATGCCGAGCAGGCTTTTTTGGATGAAGTAGCCATGGCGGGCGGCAAAGATCCCATTCAGTTACGGATGGAGCTGTTGGAAAAATCCATCAAAAGCCCAGTCGGAAAAATCACCTACGAGCCAGAACGTTTCCGCGAGGCAATTAAGTTGGTGGCTGATAAAGCAGGGTGGGGCAAGAAGAAAAAAGGAGTTTACCAAGGCTTCAGCGTGTACTTCTCACACAACTCATACGTGGCCCAAATTGCCGAAATGGCCAATGTTAAAGGAAAACCCGTTTTGAAAAAGGTATACGCATCCGTTGATTGCGGCATCGTCATCAACGAAAGCAGCGCCCAAAACCAAGTCTACGGAGCTATCGTGGATGGGCTCGGTCATGCCATGTACGGAAATCTTACTTTCAAAGACGGCGCACCTCAGCAGGATAATTTCAACAAATACCGCCTGATTCGTTACAACGAAGTTCCTGATATTGAGGTACATTTTGTCAAAAATGGCATCGACCCTACAGGCCTTGGAGAACCTGCATTGCCTCCAACGGGCGGAGCCATTGCCAACGCTATTTTCAAAACAACAGGCAAGAGACTCTACAATCAGCCTTTTGCTGAACAAGGAGCTACCTTGGGTTAA
- a CDS encoding (2Fe-2S)-binding protein — MALFNLKINGKTYKADVDANTPLLWVLRDHLDLVGTKYGCGMAMCGACTVHVNGEATRSCVVPVSNVSNATITTVEGLSETGTHPVQEAWDEVDVPQCGYCQAGQMMTASALLAKNANPSDKEIEEAMVGNICRCGTYHRIHDAVKLAAAKMKK; from the coding sequence ATGGCATTATTTAACCTGAAAATCAACGGAAAAACGTACAAAGCCGACGTTGATGCCAATACGCCTCTGCTCTGGGTATTGCGCGACCACCTCGATTTAGTAGGTACCAAATACGGCTGCGGAATGGCAATGTGCGGTGCCTGTACCGTACACGTAAACGGCGAGGCTACGCGCTCATGCGTGGTGCCTGTATCCAACGTATCCAATGCAACTATTACGACGGTAGAGGGGCTATCTGAAACTGGAACTCACCCAGTACAGGAAGCCTGGGATGAAGTGGATGTACCGCAGTGCGGCTACTGTCAGGCAGGTCAAATGATGACGGCATCGGCATTGCTCGCCAAAAATGCCAATCCTTCCGACAAAGAAATTGAGGAAGCAATGGTGGGGAATATCTGCCGTTGTGGCACCTACCACCGGATTCACGATGCGGTGAAATTGGCCGCAGCCAAAATGAAAAAATAA